In one Ananas comosus cultivar F153 linkage group 12, ASM154086v1, whole genome shotgun sequence genomic region, the following are encoded:
- the LOC109717954 gene encoding uncharacterized protein LOC109717954 isoform X1, translating into MEHGRACDCNDCGGKYILIKDEEDPRLTMFDKPLPCFGCGIGWCSFLLGCIFPFLWYCAATLYLCKYYNRDPRERAGLMASTFAVCHSSLVSRTSIALFCTVVILIVLAVIFL; encoded by the exons ATGGAGCATG GGAGAGCTTGTGATTGCAATGATTGTGGCGGAAAGTATATTTTGATAAAAGATGAAGAAGATCCGAGATTGACAATGTTCGACAAGCCTCTTCCTTGTTTTGGGTGTGGAATTGGGTGGTGTTC TTTTCTTCTAGGATGTATATTTCCATTCCTTTGGTACTGTGCCGCAACTTTATACTTGTGCAAATACTACAATAGGGATCCACGAGAGCGAGCTGGACTTATGGCTTCTACTTTTGCGGTCTGTCACTCGTCTCTCGTCTCTCGGACTTCTATA GCCTTGTTCTGTACTGTTGTGATCCTTATTGTACTCGCTGTAATATTCCTCTAG
- the LOC109717954 gene encoding 60S ribosomal protein L18a-like protein isoform X2, whose translation MEHGRACDCNDCGGKYILIKDEEDPRLTMFDKPLPCFGCGIGWCSFLLGCIFPFLWYCAATLYLCKYYNRDPRERAGLMASTFAALFCTVVILIVLAVIFL comes from the exons ATGGAGCATG GGAGAGCTTGTGATTGCAATGATTGTGGCGGAAAGTATATTTTGATAAAAGATGAAGAAGATCCGAGATTGACAATGTTCGACAAGCCTCTTCCTTGTTTTGGGTGTGGAATTGGGTGGTGTTC TTTTCTTCTAGGATGTATATTTCCATTCCTTTGGTACTGTGCCGCAACTTTATACTTGTGCAAATACTACAATAGGGATCCACGAGAGCGAGCTGGACTTATGGCTTCTACTTTTGCG GCCTTGTTCTGTACTGTTGTGATCCTTATTGTACTCGCTGTAATATTCCTCTAG